In one Parageobacillus genomosp. 1 genomic region, the following are encoded:
- a CDS encoding MFS transporter: protein MEWIEQMPKQAKKVAGKGWVTASLASIPLVMTLGNSMLIPVLPTIEKQLHITSFQSSLLITMYSVVAIIFIPIAGYMSDRIGRKKVIIPSLLLAAIGGLISGWASWKMNEPYGMIIAGRMLQGLGAAGAFPVVLPLVGDLFPDDSEASSCLGTIETANTFGKVLSPILGAIFASIVWFLPFFAFPLFCAISLLMMLLFVKSPSKQDHPLPFQQFLQNVKTIFQREGRWLYAIFAIGGLLMLVLFAFLFFLSSRLEDYGIDGMKKGWVLSIPLGALCAASFITGKKIGENKTLMKWIIAAGGMLAGTAIIAIKFFPSLWWMVALFSLSGVGIGMMLPCLDALITEGIEKKERGTVTSFYSSLRFIGVAAGPPLAALLMKKETSMLLFLLVALCFLASAITFVAIKPEKEGEKATGKQ, encoded by the coding sequence ATGGAATGGATAGAGCAAATGCCGAAACAGGCAAAGAAAGTGGCGGGAAAAGGGTGGGTGACTGCATCGCTTGCTTCTATTCCGCTAGTGATGACGCTTGGAAATTCAATGTTAATACCAGTGTTACCGACCATTGAAAAGCAACTACATATTACTTCATTTCAATCGAGCTTACTCATTACGATGTATTCGGTTGTGGCAATTATTTTTATCCCAATCGCTGGATATATGAGCGACCGGATTGGGAGAAAGAAAGTGATTATTCCAAGTTTATTGCTGGCAGCTATTGGAGGGCTTATTTCGGGATGGGCATCATGGAAGATGAACGAGCCGTATGGAATGATCATTGCCGGAAGGATGTTGCAAGGACTTGGAGCAGCGGGAGCGTTTCCGGTTGTGCTGCCGCTTGTCGGTGATTTATTTCCTGATGACAGTGAGGCGAGCAGTTGTCTAGGGACAATCGAAACAGCGAATACGTTTGGTAAAGTATTAAGCCCGATCTTAGGCGCGATATTCGCGAGCATCGTTTGGTTTTTACCGTTTTTCGCGTTTCCGCTGTTTTGTGCTATTTCGCTTCTGATGATGCTTTTGTTTGTAAAATCTCCTTCGAAACAGGATCATCCTCTTCCGTTTCAGCAATTTTTACAAAATGTTAAAACGATTTTTCAAAGAGAAGGGCGTTGGCTATATGCGATTTTTGCCATTGGAGGTTTATTAATGCTCGTTTTATTTGCCTTTCTTTTTTTCTTATCAAGCCGTCTTGAAGATTACGGCATCGATGGAATGAAAAAAGGATGGGTGCTTTCCATTCCGCTTGGTGCGCTTTGCGCAGCATCATTTATTACGGGAAAGAAAATCGGTGAAAATAAAACGTTAATGAAATGGATCATTGCCGCTGGTGGTATGCTGGCTGGGACGGCCATCATTGCCATCAAATTCTTTCCGTCTCTTTGGTGGATGGTTGCGCTTTTTTCGCTTTCCGGCGTTGGCATTGGCATGATGCTGCCGTGTTTGGATGCGTTGATTACGGAAGGAATTGAAAAAAAAGAGCGGGGAACGGTGACATCATTTTATAGCTCACTAAGATTTATTGGTGTCGCAGCGGGACCGCCGCTTGCTGCGCTGCTTATGAAAAAGGAGACATCCATGCTGCTGTTTTTGTTAGTTGCATTATGTTTTCTTGCCAGTGCCATCACATTTGTAGCGATTAAACCAGAAAAAGAAGGAGAGAAAGCAACAGGAAAACAGTAA
- a CDS encoding DUF3905 domain-containing protein, producing MVENKKVESPILDETMPHQIHAPSFKGTGIKMQPPFVNKYGVVIGDSKYNSPNSPLNHWSDDIDPSIMAGDEWVHPTNDIGWNTEENRELLEAKRQSQGIPFMHPSIDTSYGQD from the coding sequence ATGGTTGAAAATAAAAAAGTCGAATCGCCAATTCTTGATGAGACAATGCCTCATCAAATCCATGCCCCATCATTTAAAGGAACTGGCATAAAAATGCAGCCTCCATTTGTCAATAAATATGGTGTCGTGATCGGCGACAGCAAATATAACTCGCCAAATTCGCCGCTGAATCACTGGAGTGATGATATCGACCCGAGCATCATGGCAGGCGACGAATGGGTGCATCCGACAAACGACATCGGCTGGAATACAGAAGAAAATCGCGAGCTTCTTGAAGCAAAACGGCAGTCACAAGGTATTCCATTTATGCACCCAAGCATTGATACAAGCTATGGACAAGATTAG
- a CDS encoding B12-binding domain-containing radical SAM protein, whose product MKIICTTLNAKYIHMNLAIRYLKAYAQPEFDIELVEYTIKDPAINIATDLYQRKPDIIGFSCYIWNIEETIKVVKMLKKVAPDIAIVVGGPEVSYDVREWMETVPEFDFIVIGEGEETFKQFLLEMRGNRDFRHIHGLAFRDNGNIVVNPQRNKIRLTDMPSPFRFPDDIPHLPKRIVYVETSRGCPFSCQFCLSSIEVGVRYFDREKIKEDIRYLMKHGARTIKFVDRTFNISRSYAMDMFQFLIDEHVPGTVFQFEITADIMRPEVIEFLNKEAPPGLFRFEIGVQSTNDEVNRLIMRKQNFAKLTRTVTMIKEGGKIAQHLDLIAGLPEEDYTSFRKTFNDVFALRPEELQLGFLKMLRGTGLRLRAKDYGYVFMDHAPYEVLQNNVLSFDDIIRIKQVEDVLEKYWNAHRMDETIEYLVTNVFPSPFDFFQEFGTYWDERGWAKIGHQLEDLFRRLYEFLQTKKLDELPIIEALMKYDYLRNQKHKPRKPWWEEKTDKSLRAALYRQLLEQPDLLGREFIALELDEKDLFKHTVMEIVPIDITHYTETKEIRFIPTVMIAYFDPIQWQTMIFSAPLSSFPNTTIKK is encoded by the coding sequence ATGAAAATTATTTGCACAACATTAAACGCGAAATATATTCATATGAATTTGGCGATTCGTTACTTGAAAGCGTATGCCCAGCCGGAATTTGATATAGAGCTTGTCGAATATACCATTAAAGATCCCGCAATCAATATCGCCACAGATCTTTATCAGCGAAAACCAGATATTATCGGATTCAGCTGCTATATTTGGAACATTGAAGAAACGATCAAAGTAGTGAAAATGCTAAAAAAAGTCGCTCCCGATATTGCGATCGTCGTGGGTGGACCGGAAGTATCCTATGATGTGCGCGAATGGATGGAGACGGTGCCGGAGTTTGATTTTATTGTCATTGGTGAAGGGGAAGAAACGTTTAAACAGTTTTTGCTAGAGATGCGAGGAAACCGCGATTTCCGTCATATTCATGGACTCGCGTTCCGCGACAATGGAAACATCGTGGTTAACCCGCAGCGAAACAAGATTCGCTTAACGGATATGCCTTCGCCGTTTCGTTTCCCAGATGATATTCCCCATTTGCCAAAACGCATCGTCTATGTCGAAACAAGCCGCGGCTGCCCGTTCAGCTGTCAGTTTTGCCTATCTTCCATCGAGGTCGGCGTGCGCTATTTCGACCGCGAAAAAATTAAAGAAGATATCCGCTACTTAATGAAACATGGCGCGCGCACGATTAAATTTGTCGACCGTACTTTCAACATCAGCCGCAGCTACGCGATGGATATGTTTCAATTTCTTATTGACGAACATGTTCCTGGGACCGTATTTCAATTTGAAATTACCGCCGATATTATGCGCCCGGAAGTCATTGAGTTCTTAAATAAAGAAGCGCCGCCGGGGCTGTTCCGCTTTGAGATCGGCGTTCAGTCGACCAACGATGAAGTTAACCGGCTGATTATGCGCAAGCAAAATTTTGCCAAACTCACGCGCACGGTCACAATGATTAAAGAAGGTGGAAAGATTGCGCAGCACCTCGATTTAATTGCCGGCCTTCCGGAAGAAGATTATACATCGTTCCGCAAAACGTTTAACGACGTTTTTGCCCTCCGTCCGGAAGAATTGCAGCTTGGCTTTCTAAAAATGCTGCGCGGCACCGGTCTTCGTCTGCGCGCAAAAGACTACGGCTACGTATTTATGGACCACGCACCATATGAAGTATTGCAAAATAACGTGCTTTCTTTTGATGACATCATCCGCATTAAACAAGTGGAAGATGTGTTAGAGAAATATTGGAACGCGCATCGGATGGATGAGACAATCGAGTATTTAGTCACCAACGTATTCCCGTCGCCGTTTGATTTCTTCCAAGAATTCGGCACCTACTGGGACGAACGCGGTTGGGCGAAAATCGGGCATCAGCTCGAAGACTTATTCCGCCGTCTATATGAATTTTTGCAAACAAAAAAACTGGATGAACTTCCAATCATTGAAGCGTTAATGAAGTACGATTATTTGCGCAATCAAAAACATAAGCCGCGCAAACCGTGGTGGGAGGAAAAAACGGACAAATCGCTGCGCGCTGCGTTGTATCGCCAACTGCTTGAGCAGCCTGATTTGCTCGGCCGTGAATTTATCGCGCTGGAACTGGATGAAAAGGATTTATTTAAACATACGGTCATGGAAATTGTCCCAATCGACATCACCCACTATACAGAAACGAAAGAAATACGTTTCATCCCGACTGTTATGATCGCTTATTTTGACCCGATTCAATGGCAAACAATGATTTTTTCCGCACCGCTATCTTCTTTTCCGAATACTACAATAAAAAAGTAG